The Argentina anserina chromosome 3, drPotAnse1.1, whole genome shotgun sequence genome includes a region encoding these proteins:
- the LOC126786341 gene encoding ubiquitin-activating enzyme E1 1, with product MVRLGLGSWGWGWGVAVAISAPIFAGLAFRSYSGADSPFLPVVVVLCLVVSVIVGFCGVFSSSLHYMLPRKRACQGEEEEEEGDVSSNTATSTSSASASLIKKLKIGGGGAESAAVNSSSRNGSGSAVENEVPIMALGDSNAGDIDEDLHSRQLAVYGRETMRRLFASNVLISGIQGLGAEIAKNLILAGVKSVTLHDEGTVELWDLSSNFVFTEDDVGKNRALASVQKLQELNNAVVVHTLTTPLTKEQLSDFQAVVFTDISYEKAIEFNDYCHNHQPPIAFIRTEVRGLFGSVFCDFGPEFTVFDVDGEEPHTGIIASVSNDNPALVSCVDDERLEFQDGDLVVFSEVHGMTELNDGKPRKIKNARAYSFTLEEDTSGFGNYEKGGIVTQAKQPKVLNFKPLREALNNPGDFLLSDFSKFDRPPLLHLAFQALDKFVSELGRFPVAGSEEDAQKLISVASNVNDKLGDGRLDDLNPKLLRHFAFGAKAVLNPMAAMFGGIVGQEVVKACSGKFHPLFQFFYFDSVESLPTEPLDSNDLKPLNSRYDAQISVFGSKLQKKLEDTKVFMVGSGALGCELLKNVALMGVACGNQGKLTITDDDVIEKSNLSRQFLFRDWNIGQAKSTVAASAAASINSSLNTVALQNRVGPETENVFDDTYWENLSVVINALDNVNARLYVDQRCLYFQKALLESGTLGAKCNTQMVIPHLTENYGASRDPPEKQAPMCTVHSFPHNIDHCLTWARSEFEGLLEKTPAEVNAFLSKPGEYTTAMSSAGDAQARDTLERVLECLARERCETFQACIAWARLKFEDYFSNRVKQLTYTFPEDAATSTGAPFWSAPKRFPRALQFSATDPGHLHFVMAASILRAETFGIPIPDWVRNSKKLSEAVEKVEVPDFEPKKDAKIVTDDKATNLTPQSIDDAQVINELIIKLEHCREKLPPGFRMKPIQFEKDDDTNYHMDMIAGLANMRARNYSIPEVDKLKAKFIAGRIIPAIATSTAMATGLVCLELYKVLDGGHKLEDYRNTFANLALPLFSMAEPVPPKVIKHQDMKWTVWDRWILRGNPTLRDLLQWLKDKGLNAYSISCGSSLLFNSMFARHKDRMDKKVVDLAKDVAKAEIPPYRCHLDVVVACEDDEDNDIDIPLVSIYFR from the exons atggtCAGATTAGGGTTAGGGTCTTGGGGGTGGGGGTGGGGGGTTGCTGTAGCTATTTCGGCGCCGATCTTTGCCGGATTGGCGTTCCGAAGCTACTCCGGCGCCGATTCGCCTTTCCTAccggttgttgttgttttgtgtttggttGTTTCGGTGATCGTCGGGTTTTGTGGCGTGTTCAGCAGCTCACTGCACTATATGCTTCCTAGAAAGAGAGCTTgtcaaggagaagaagaagaagaagaaggtgacGTAAGCAGCAACACAGCTACTAGTACCAGCTCGGCCTCTGCGTCTTTGATTAAGAAGCTTAAGATCGGAGGAGGTGGTGCCGAATCGGCGGCGGTGAATAGTAGCAGCAGGAACGGTAGCGGGAGCGCGGTTGAGAACGAAGTGCCGATCATGGCTTTGGGAGACTCCAACGCCGGTGATATCGATGAGGATCTCCACAGCAGGCAGCTTGCCGTCTACGGCCGGGAGACTATGAGGAGGCTGTTCGCATCGAATGTCCTGATCTCGGGGATACAGGGCCTCGGAGCTGAGATTG CCAAAAATCTCATTCTTGCTGGTGTGAAGTCTGTGACCTTGCATGATGAAGGGACTGTGGAGCTTTGGGACTTGTCCAgcaattttgtttttactgAGGATGATGTTGGTAAGAACAGGGCACTTGCTTCTGTTCAGAAGTTGCAGGAACTCAACAATGCTGTGGTTGTTCATACCTTGACAACTCCATTGACAAAGGAGCAGCTTTCTGATTTCCAG GCTGTTGTGTTCACCGATATCAGTTATGAGAAAGCTATAGAATTCAATGATTATTGCCATAATCATCAGCCGCCAATCGCCTTCATAAGAACCGAAGTCAGAGGCCTTTTTGGGTCAGTATTTTGCGACTTTGGACCTGAATTCACTGTTTTTGATGTTGATGGGGAGGAACCACACACGGGTATTATTGCATCAGTCAGCAACGACAACCCTGCTCTTGTGTCATGTGTCGATGATGAAAGACTTGAATTTCAGGATGGGGATCTTGTTGTGTTCTCAGAAGTTCATGGAATGACGGAACTGAATGATGGAAAGCCAAGAAAGATAAAAAATGCTAGGGCTTACTCATTTACTCTGGAGGAGGATACCTCAGGTTTTGGTAACTATGAGAAAGGTGGCATTGTCACTCAAGCAAAGCAGCCAAAAGTGTTGAACTTCAAGCCATTGAGGGAAGCACTCAATAATCCTGGTGATTTTCTTCTTAGTGATTTCTCCAAGTTTGATCGTCCTCCTCTCCTACACTTGGCATTTCAAGCACTAGACAAATTTGTTTCTGAGTTGGGACGATTCCCTGTTGCTGGCTCAGAAGAGGATGCTCAGAAGCTTATATCTGTTGCTAGTAACGTTAATGATAAGCTGGGAGATGGCAGGCTGGATGATCTTAATCCAAAACTTTTGCGCCACTTCGCCTTTGGTGCAAAGGCTGTACTGAATCCCATGGCTGCCATGTTTGGTGGGATTGTTGGTCAAGAGGTTGTAAAAGCTTGTTCTGGAAAGTTTCATCCACTCTTCCAG TTCTTCTACTTTGACTCGGTAGAATCACTTCCAACGGAGCCACTGGATTCCAATGATTTGAAACCGTTAAATAGCCGTTATGATGCACAGATTTCAGTTTTTGGGTCAAAGCTACAGAAGAAACTGGAGGATACCAAAGTATTTATGGTTGGATCTGGTGCACTCGGATGTGAGTTGTTGAAAAATGTTGCCCTGATGGGAGTTGCATGTGGCAACCAGGGGAAGCTAACAATCACCGATGATGATGTGATTGAGAAGAGTAACCTCAGTAGGCAGTTCCTCTTCCGTGATTGGAACATTGGGCAGGCAAAGTCGACAGTTGCTGCTTCTGCTGCTGCATCAATAAATTCCAGTCTCAATACTGTAGCTCTGCAGAATAGAGTTGGCCCGGAAACTGAGAATGTGTTTGATGATACCTACTGGGAGAATTTAAGTGTTGTTATTAATGCACTGGATAATGTCAATGCCAGGTTATATGTTGATCAGAGATGCTTATATTTCCAGAAGGCACTTCTTGAGTCGGGTACACTTGGTGCAAAATGCAACACTCAGATGGTAATTCCTCACCTAACAGAAAACTATGGTGCCTCTAGAGATCCTCCAGAGAAACAAGCCCCCATGTGTACTGTGCACTCATTTCCACACAACATTGACCACTGCTTGACATGGGCTCGATCTGAGTTTGAGGGTTTGCTTGAGAAAACTCCAGCTGAAGTGAATGCATTTTTATCCAAGCCAGGTGAATATACCACCGCAATGAGTAGTGCTGGGGATGCACAGGCCAGGGATACCTTGGAGCGTGTTCTTGAGTGCCTTGCCAGAGAAAGATGTGAAACATTCCAAGCTTGTATTGCCTGGGCGCGCCTCAA GTTTGAAGATTATTTTTCCAACCGGGTGAAACAGCTGACATATACTTTCCCTGAAGATGCTGCAACTAGTACTGGGGCTCCATTCTGGTCTGCCCCTAAGCGTTTCCCCCGTGCACTGCAGTTCTCAGCTACTGATCCTGGTCATCTCCATTTTGTTATGGCAGCGTCCATACTCAGGGCAGAGACATTTGGGATCCCAATCCCTGACTGGGTTAGGAATTCTAAGAAGTTGTCTGAAGCTGTTGAGAAAGTTGAAGTCCCAGACTTTGAGCCGAAGAAAGATGCCAAAATAGTAACAGATGATAAGGCCACCAATCTAACACCTCAATCCATAGATGATGCGCAGGTTATTAACGAATTGATTATCAAGTTAGAGCATTGTCGAGAGAAACTCCCACCAGGGTTCAGGATGAAACCAATTCAATTCGAGAAG GATGATGATACCAATTACCATATGGATATGATAGCTGGGCTTGCCAATATGAGGGCTAGAAATTACAGCATTCCTGAGGTGGACAAGCTGAAAGCCAAGTTTATTGCTGGTAGGATAATCCCTGCAATTGCAACCTCCACTGCAATGGCCACAGGACTTGTGTGCTTGGAACTTTACAAGGTACTAGATGGCGGTCACAAACTGGAAGACTACAGGAATACATTTGCAAACCTAGCACTACCTCTGTTCTCCATGGCTGAGCCGGTTCCGCCCAAGGTCATCAAGCACCAGGACATGAAATGGACTGTGTGGGATAGGTGGATCCTGAGGGGCAACCCTACTCTGAGGGATCTTCTTCAGTGGCTTAAGGATAAGGGGCTGAATGCTTATAGCATTTCGTGTGGAAGTTCTCTGCTTTTTAACAGCATGTTTGCTCGACACAAAGACCGAATGGACAAGAAGGTGGTTGATCTGGCCAAGGATGTGGCGAAGGCGGAAATCCCTCCATATCGTTGCCACTTGGATGTCGTTGTTGCTTGCGAGGATGATGAGGACAACGACATTGACATACCCCTAGTATCAATTTATTTCCGTTAG
- the LOC126787483 gene encoding protein FAR1-RELATED SEQUENCE 5-like, translating into MDLASEDDNLGCSLNQESSDKTSDHHSEKKEDSKLKSPYVGMFFETLKEAEQYYEDYGRQEGFWTRIRSSSKYRSQSSEVTGRLFVCAHEGKHVMQTEKEDDLEEKDERAESDEAEICDIQVEKKRRRSCSTVKCGCKANMRILHDKWTRKWKVSVFSDIHNHKVVSPARRMMMKSNKHMPDAAKDLTKAFQRENLRISKVPSMFGGAHSTGFDNKDCYNHLRNMRHKELEYGDA; encoded by the coding sequence ATGGATTTGGCTTCAGAAGATGACAATCTTGGATGCTCGTTGAACCAAGAGTCCAGTGATAAAACAAGTGATCACCAttctgaaaagaaagaagactCAAAACTAAAATCTCCTTATGTTGGAATGTTTTTCGAAACATTGAAGGAGGCCGAACAATATTATGAAGATTACGGTCGACAAGAAGGTTTTTGGACTCGTATCCGAAGTTCATCAAAGTATAGATCACAGTCAAGTGAAGTGACAGGTAGATTATTTGTTTGTGCACATGAAGGTAAACATGTCATGCAAACTGAAAAAGAAGATGATCTGGAAGAGAAAGACGAGAGAGCTGAGAGTGATGAGGCAGAAATATGTGATATACAGGTTGAAAAGAAGAGGCGTAGAAGTTGTTCAACTGTAAAGTGTGGGTGCAAGGCTAATATGCGAATTCTTCATGACAAATGGACAAGAAAATGGAAAGTTTCAGTTTTCAGTGACATCCACAACCATAAAGTAGTGTCACCAGCTCGAAGAATGATGATGAAGTCAAATAAACATATGCCTGATGCAGCAAAAGATTTAACTAAAGCTTTTCAGAGAGAGAACTTGCGAATCAGTAAAGTTCCTTCAATGTTTGGCGGTGCTCATAGTACTGGTTTTGACAATAAGGACTGCTATAATCATTTAAGGAACATGAGGCACAAAGAGTTGGAATATGGAGATGCATAA
- the LOC126787484 gene encoding protein FAR1-RELATED SEQUENCE 5-like, which yields MAYQYFGDVVTFDTTYRTNKYDMPFAPFTGVNHHFQSIQFGCALLQDETESTFQWLFETWLEAMGGRHPLCIITYQDLAMKGAIAKIFPATRHRLCIWHIKKKFGEKLSHVYYKKSNFKTGMKKCIWATYKVEDFEEQWKKLIEEHDLGPNEWLQQLYEIRESWVPVYNRGTFFAGMNTTGRSEGTNTFFDDFVTSTTNLREFVVKYEQALQKIVRRKSSEDFTSEHKYRIVDDDDFLLKHAAQVYTRNMFEKFKSEWTRVKRLKVEERDSDDQFHRYSVMKKIGNPQKFLVELNLQTHEGKCECQNFEFVGIIFRHIMKVFVRQDIDTIPSHFILSRWKQGANKFRVTDSEALVQNDGKEQSEALRFSHMCRRATQLACSAAPSNEAYTIYMGGLDELSKKISELNKVSQEDVMESQDNVLQDEGADKCTSKSSELLLLDPNISKTKGRKKDESSRRITNGSKRIKGGMELAQSKKRKCTMCQQPGHNRLTCPLNPDAKRKTAVSSNQKSKNMQESATVSDENEEDSDEEDSDEEEDSDEDNED from the exons ATGGCGTATCAGTATTTTGGGGATGTAGTGACATTTGATACAACATATCGGACAAACAAGTATGATATGCCTTTTGCACCTTTTACTGGAGTTAACCATCACTTCCAATCCATACAATTTGGATGTGCACTTTTGCAAGATGAGACCGAGTCAACTTTTCAATGGTTATTTGAGACGTGGCTTGAAGCTATGGGAGGTCGGCATCCATTATGTATTATCACTTACCAAGATTTGGCAATGAAAGGAGCAATTGCTAAGATTTTTCCTGCTACTCGTCACCGCCTTTGCATTTGGCATATAAAGAAGAAGTTTGGTGAAAAGTTGTCACATGTATATTATAAGAAGTCCAACTTCAAGACCGGCATGAAAAAGTGTATATGGGCAACATACAAGGTAGAGGATTTTGAAGAGCAATGGAAAAAGTTAATTGAGGAGCATGATTTGGGACCGAATGAATGGCTACAACAACTCTATGAAATCCGTGAATCCTGGGTTCCAGTATATAATCGCGGTACATTTTTTGCTGGAATGAATACTACAGGGCGTAGTGAAGGCACCAATACATTTTTTGACGACTTTGTTACATCAACAACAAATCTAAGAGAGTTTGTTGTTAAGTATgaacaagccttacagaagattGTTAGAAGGAAAAGTAGCGAAGATTTTACATCAGAGCATAAATATCGTATTGTGGATGATgacgattttcttttgaaacatgCAGCACAGGTGTATACCAGAAATATGTTTGAAAAATTCAAGAGCGAATGGACTAGAGTCAAACGGCTTAAAGTTGAAGAAAGGGATTCTGACGACCAGTTTCATAGATACTcagtgatgaagaaaattggTAACCCGCAAAAGTTTTTGGTGGAGTTGAATTTACAAACACATGAGGGTAAATGTGAATgtcaaaattttgaatttgtggGAATAATTTTCCGGCATATTATGAAAGTGTTTGTTCGTCAAGACATTGATACAATACCGTCCCACTTTATTCTTTCAAGATGGAAACAAGGAGCAAATAAATTTAGAGTTACGGATTCTGAAGCCTTGGTACAGAATGATGGTAAAGAACAATCGGAAGCATTGAGATTCAGTCACATGTGTCGGAGAGCCACTCAACTAGCTTGTTCTGCTGCGCCTTCTAATGAAGCCTACACAATCTACATGGGTGGTTTAGATgaattgtcaaaaaaaatttcagagCTCAATAAGGTGTCACAGGAAGATGTTATGGAGTCTCAAGATAATGTTTTGCAAGATGAAGGAGCAGATAAATGTACCAGTAAGTCTTCAGAGCTATTGCTTCTAGATCCAAATATCTCAAAGACTAAGGGTAGAAAGAAGGATGAGAGCAGCAGAAGAATAACAAATGGTTCTAAGAGAATTAAAGGTGGTATGGAGTTGGCTCAAAGCAAAAAAAGAAAGTGTACAATGTGCCAACAACCAGGACATAATAGGCTTACTTGCCCATTGAATCCAGatgcaaaaagaaaaacagctGTTTCTTCAAATCAAA AAAGCAAAAATATGCAAGAATCTGCCACAGTTTCAGATGAGAATGAGGAAGATTCGGATGAGGAGGATTCAGACGAGGAGGAGGATTCAGATGAGGACAATGAAGACTAA
- the LOC126785843 gene encoding uncharacterized protein LOC126785843 has product MAAALECWSSRASTDEEIVEQAVLMRTEDRSEGTKASYSESSASFAGVKESSAMQKKLQRLSRNVSEAIASLKNSLNLDSATESETTSSKIESCRKVVWGSVVRNLTQLYPGSQLPEKLVSNLRKHYDSLPLSYAQAGFEMKEVFLHIKLMEQTALDDHPAMLIQEVSEHEAQGCVYKLTFACNCSVSRPVMSDALETASICCKKMQIFEKKGCTLGIVLLLVQPGQEKLFRNRVEIALKSALKKPRANTVKLPFGLCGCQEESTKGREVGEMEEDIGEQNHRNGIEISSQKVQLPNPLPTTSVLVSVDEWQTIQSGGDEIGKWLLNSDSLDFVDQIGPYSFKGVYKGKRVGIEKLKGCDKGNSYDFELRSDLFELMTFGNKNILQFYGVCIDENHGLCVVTKLMEGGSVYDLMLKSKKIQTKDVIRIAVDVAEGIKFMNDHGVAYRDLNTQRILLDRNGNACIGDMGIVSACKGVGEVTEYETDGYRWLAPEIIAGDPECVSETWMSNVYSFGMVIWEMVTGEAAYAACSPVQAAVGIAACGLRPEIPKDCPQMLKSLMSKCWNNSPSKRPQFSEILSILLRTNSNVR; this is encoded by the exons ATGGCGGCCGCGTTGGAGTGCTGGTCGAGCAGGGCGAGCACGGACGAGGAGATTGTGGAGCAGGCCGTGCTGATGAGGACGGAGGACAGATCGGAAGGGACGAAGGCGTCGTATTCGGAGAGCTCCGCCTCCTTCGCCGGAGTGAAAGAGTCGTCGGCGATGCAGAAGAAGCTGCAGAGGCTGAGCCGGAACGTCTCCGAGGCAATCGCGTCGCTCAAGAACTCGCTGAATCTCGACTCGGCTACTGAGAGTGAAACGACGTCGTCGAAGATCGAGAGCTGTCGTAAGGTCGTGTGGGGAAGCGTGGTGAGGAATCTTACTCAGCTCTATCCCGGTAGCCAGTTGCCGGAAAAGCTCGTCTCCAATCTCCGCAAGCATTATGATTCTCTTCCCCTCAG TTATGCTCAGGCGGGGTTCGAGATGAAAGAAGTGTTTCTTCATATAAAATTGATGGAGCAGACAGCGCTGGATGACCACCCGGCAATGCTGATTCAAGAGGTGTCGGAACACGAAGCTCAAGGGTGTGTATACAAGCTCACATTTGCTTGTAACTGTTCGGTTTCGCGGCCGGTGATGTCTGATGCGCTTGAGACAGCATCCATTTGCTGTAAGAAGATGCAGATCTTTGAGAAGAAAGGATGTACTCTCGGCATTGTTTTGCTTTTAGTTCAACCCGGGCAGGAGAAGTTGTTTAGAAATAGGGTTGAGATTGCGCTGAAATCGGCTCTAAAGAAGCCTAGAGCCAATACGGTGAAGCTCCCATTTGGGCTGTGTGGGTGTCAGGAAGAGAGTACTAAGGGGAGAGAGGTGggggagatggaggaagatatTGGTGAACAAAATCATAGAAATGGGATTGAGATTTCGAGTCAAAAAGTTCAGCTTCCAAATCCCCTGCCGACCACGTCGGTTCTTGTGTCTGTAGATGAATGGCAGACGATCCAATCTGGTGGTGATGAGATAGGGAAGTGGCTGTTGAACTCTGATAGTCTTGACTTTGTTGACCAGATTGGACCCTATTCATTTAAGGGAGTTTACAAGGGCAAGAGGGTTGGAATTGAGAAGCTGAAAGGCTGTGACAAGGGGAACTCTTATGACTTTGAGCTCCGAAGCGATCTCTTTGAGCTCATGACATTTGGGAACAAGAACATTCTGCAGTTTTATGGTGTGTGCATTGATGAGAATCATGGGTTGTGTGTTGTGACAAAGTTGATGGAAGGTGGATCGGTATATGACTTGATGCTTAAAAGCAAGAAGATTCAGACCAAGGATGTAATAAGGATTGCTGTTGATGTTGCAGAGGGGATCAAGTTCATGAATGATCATGGCGTTGCATATAGAGACCTCAACACACAGCGTATCTTGTTAGATCGAAATGGGAATGCTTGCATAGGTGACATGGGTATCGTCTCTGCTTGCAAAGGTGTTGGTGAGGTAACAGAGTACGAAACTGATGGATACCGGTGGCTAGCTCCTGAG ATCATTGCTGGTGATCCGGAATGTGTTAGTGAGACATGGATGAGTAATGTATATAGTTTCGGGATGGTAATTTGGGAGATGGTAACTGGTGAGGCAGCCTATGCCGCATGTTCACCGGTCCAGGCAGCAGTTGGTATAGCCGCCTGTGGCCTCAGACCTGAGATTCCAAAGGACTGTCCACAAATGCTGAAATCCTTGATGAGTAAGTGCTGGAACAACTCCCCCTCAAAGCGTCCCCAATTCTCTGAAATTCTATCAATATTGCTCCGGACCAACAGCAATGTAAGGTGA